The Balaenoptera acutorostrata chromosome 2, mBalAcu1.1, whole genome shotgun sequence genomic sequence AGGAAACAACAGGAACTGGGACAAAATTGTTTAGCAGGGGGAGTGACAAGATCAGATTCTACTTTTCAGGTAATTTAGAAATCTGTGTGGAGGATTACTTGGGACAGGGCAAAAGGTACCTACGGCAAAAAGGCCAGCTAGCGTTTAAGTGACCAATGATGAGAGCTTTATGGACCAGAGACAGAGGGTAGAATCAGTAGCCAATTTGATGTGTGTTGTAAAGGAGAGGAGCGAGGCACTGTGGGGACTGTAGTTTCTTTATGGAACTGCGGTTAACAGTGTTGAGCAAAATGAGAAATGCAGGAAAAGAATTGTGTGGAGGAAAATAAGTGTGTTTTGGTATATGGTGAATTCGAGAATTTGAGGTACCTTTGAGATATCAAGATAGAAATGGAAAGATCTGtaggtagtgtgtatatatatagagagagagagagggagagagagagagagagaactcatAAAAAACAGAGGGGAAGCTGATAtcacagaaattaaaattaaaatccataGTGCAGTTGAAGTCATGAACAGAGGCTAAGGATGAGAAGAGGAGACAGCCTGTCCAGATAGACCCCTGAGCAAACGAGTGCTCTTCTGTTGTTCTCTCTAGCACCTGAGCACCTTTCAAATCTTACATGGCCAGCCTCTCCCTTCACCCATTGAAAATGCTAAGTTTGCTGCTTgcactttatttccattttctaagaAACACACTTGGATgatagaagaaatttttttttctgagaaagacttcccattcttttcccttaaaaCATTTGAGGCATTTTACAACGTAAaccaggcagatttttttttcctgggagcTACATCCATAAAATAAACGCATGATTGGTGTAGTCAAAGACCTCCAAAGAGGTTCTGTGGTTATTTTTAGAGTGAACGTGAAGATGAAGTGCAGGAAGATGTGGCTGGAGGAGCAGAGAACggggtgagggaaggaggagTGATATGGCTTGGAGAGACCTCACGTCCttgagaagaggaaagggagctGATTCCTTAAGGCACAGTTTCCAAAACTGCAGTCATTCATTCACCACCTTCATGGTTTTTGTGAAACTCCCCATACCACAtgcacaataatttttttctctctagatcAATTCACTTTTTAGACTTAAAAACATTTGTACAAAACAGGCAATATACCTTTTGAAAATGGAGACCTGCGTAACAGTGAGTAGGTAAGGGGActagttttaaaagttaaaatcttCCATAAAGAATTAGGAATGATTACATTCTGGCTGCATACTGTTGCTTGCCCGTGACTATGAACATGAGACATACTCACTCTTGGCAGAGAAGTGTGATAAGTAAGCATTAGAAAGGTTTTGAAGACATTCTAGCACCAAACTCAGATTTTTCCCTCTGGGTAAATCAGAAGAATTGAAATGATCTTAGGTACCGCAGGAGTCATGCAGAAACACTTTGAGTAGCTTGTCCTAGGATTAATGCTAAGGAGAGGTGAGAAGAGTGTTTGGGGTCTAAACAGCCTGGAACCAGCTTGAGTCATAGAGCCAATCCCCACACCCTTCCCTTGGAGCCCACAGCAGTCAGAACTCCAAGGAGTTCGTTCTTCCTGGTGTACTCCTGAGAATACATGGACTCTTTGGGCATCAGTTTTGGTGCTGTTCTCCTTGGTGAGGTAGGATCTATCAAAGTGATCCATGGTAAGAAGAATGCCAGTGAGGCTTTGAGGAGCGGGTGGACAGTAGGCTCCTCTTGGAGCAGAGAGAACGAGTCGGATAGAACCAGTGACCCCACGTGTCTTGATGGAAGCAAGTAGCATAGCCATAGGCTTCGGCTGATGGGGCCACTTAGAAAACCTTATGGATTGCGAACTTAGCAGCAACATCTCCAGAGAAGAAGACCCGGCAGGCAATCCATCACGCATCCATGTGCTTTATGTTCAGTGACGTGCACTCGGTCCATCCATCACTGGGGAGAGACTGCAGCTTAACAAGGCCTGAGGATGAGTATTtcacatcatttatttattagtttgcaAGATCTGACTTTCCAGGATACCACACAGGGTTTGAAGTcatttgaaatgttaaaaaaaaaaaaaaaaatgacaactcTCATCTTCCCACTGTTACTGTGATGGAGATGTTGTTCTGATCTCTTTGCTTTCATCAAACTAATTGCCTGTTCCTTCACAATGGCTTAGATACAACGATATAGATACTGTCTGGGAGAACAGTCTGGCTTTGAATGGTAATGAGGGATAGATGCATGCAGTGGCTGCTCTTCTTGGAAGACTGGAAAGGGATGTGTGGATAAAGGTTTGCCAGCCCACCCAGGGGTAAATTTAGAATGTTTGCTTGGGATATTTGAAGTAAGTActagaaaaatgcaaacattCTCAGACTTGTTGGAAGGTTGTAGTTTAGCcaaatattactatttttaattcaGCCTAGAACATCAGAATGTCAGAACTGAAAGGGACCATAGGGACCATCTAATTAAAGgccctcatttttcagatgaggaaactcagaggCCAGAAATGATTTGCCGAAGGCCAGGGCAAGAAACTCATAGTAGATTGGAAAATAACCATTTGTCCTTTTCACTCACATAAGCTAAATAAAAAGTCATCTGAAGGTAATAGAAAATACATCATCTGGCTGCTGAAAAAGAgacttttcaaaatttaaatggaagttagttaagaataattatttttgtttatgaggAAAAGTTTTTGTCCTCCCTAACAGTCTAGACATTTAATGATTTTTGTCCTCCTGGTGATTAGGAAATTTGCGTAAGATGGGGGATGTAAAAGAAGAAGGAGCAAAAGGTAAGCAATTGATGAGACTCCCTAATTTTTCTTTCCAATGCACAAGCCTTTTCCAGAGCCCCCTTTTAAGAGGGGATATTTCATACCAGGGTAAAGGGCATTTTTTTGTGTGAGAGGTCCTGAAACTCCTGTTATTGTTATTGGTGAAAAAACTTTGTGGTCCTTTGGCTCTTAGGTATAAAGTGTTGACAGTTCAGTGAGAAAATGCCCAAGGCCTCACCTAAGGGTAGGGGCCCCCTGACTACCAGGCCCCCATCCCTTGCTAAGATGAAAATCTCAGGATTCTGCTGGAAGGaatgagacattttaaaaagaagacacaggcaacccagtTGGGCTTCAGTTTGCTCAGGCCCTAGCTGCCTTTCtcatcagagagagaaaataatagagaaaaccaAACCATACAATTTTGTTAAACAAAGTTAGATTCCATCAACTGAAATGACTGCTTTTGACCACTTTTCCACTGTGCCACTGAAAGTAGACTTCCAGCTAAAGGGGCGTTGATTTTTCCAGTAATAACAGGAATAAGCTCTTGGATTTGTACAGAAATTGACTGTTACAAAAGGCATTcagatatattttctcatttgttcctAATGGCAACTCTCAAGAGGGATAATTGTTcccactctacagatgaggaaactgagctccaGACAAGTAAGCAGGCGTAGACTTGGGGATTTTGACTCCAAGTTTAGTGCTCTTACAACTGTATGCTGTTTCCCTTCTATTACTTATAAAAATTCACTCTATTGCAGCAATCTTACCCCCTGCTGGAAAGAAACAATGTACTTAGAAGTGAATacacagtgcttagcacagttcTTGACATATAGTAATTGTTGGCATGTGATAGCTACTGTGGAGGAAGAGGCTGTGTGGTACAACAGTCAAGATCATAGGGCTTGGGATCAGAAAGATCTGGATTTGAGTCCCAAGACTCTGAATATTTGGTTGGAGAGCCCCCTCTGCTCTCCGAAAATGCTTTATGTGAGTGGAGCCAAATGGCTGAACTTCTCTGAGGACGTTAACGCCTACCTCACGAGGTATACTGTGAAACAAGACGCAAACGGGCATGCACAGCTTGGCAAGGCGCCTGTACTCAGTATTCAGTAAGTGGAGGGATGATGATCTCAAGAGGATTTGCTCATAGACCTTATTGTGAGGAAACAAAGCAATGCCTGCCTTGGAACCAGATGTTAACATTTCATAGTTAAACACCTTGCTTTTTAAGTCTCAGGTATTCAAAGGCCTCATGTCTTTGCCCCTCTCTTGAATTTCTGTGCCTAAGAGAGCTTACAAGAATGTTCTGTGGACCCTGCAGCTTCTGTGCTCTACAGAGCAGGCCTCGGTTGTGGCCAGGTACCTGTATATGATGCACGCTGTGTTCTGGCAGGTACTGCAGTTGTTGAGATCTTGGCCAGTTCGATAAAAGTTGCGCCTGCAAGATAGAGCATTTGCTAGATAAATCTATGGGCAAAATCCCCCTGGGATGCACGCATTCTACAGACTCATTCCCTGCAGCACAGCATTGCCCCTCTCATGAGTACCAAAGCCTGAAGTTGCATGGCCATTACAGACACAGAAACAAGAAACCCCTGTTAATAGAACCTCACATTTCTAGAGTGCTTTATAAATGCTTAAGCACTTTGACATCTGGGTTTTCTTCATGCTGACAATAACCCCATGAGATGAGCCAGTTATTCTTACCCCCGCGtgatagatggggaaactgagagacTTTGCGAATGAGTAGAGGAAGATGATTAAAACTCCAGATCCCTTAGTTCAGTGCATTTCTCTCTGTATCGTCACAGTGCTTCTCTCTTATAAGGCAATGTTGATTCTGATCCATATCAGCGAAGGCCAGTTAATTATGTCTTCCCTCTCCTACCCTTTTGTTGATTAGCTTTGGCCATTCCTTCTTCTCAGTCTTTAGAGAGCACTGTTTCAAGGAAAGAACAGCCCACACCTAAACAAATaactgccttcccctccccagacTGATGCTGAGTCACCCAGGAAAGCATTTTgtgacttttttctctttgcaaaatTGTGATCTCATTTCAGTTTCCATTTAGCTGGTCCATGATGGACTGGCCCAAGCCTTCAAAGTGGTCAGTGGTGGGGATGGTCAACAGTAAGCTTAGTGGCCACCTCAAGTCCTCTGTGACAAAcccataaataactaaaatactgTGCAAATGCAGTAACTTGCTtcaaggatgggggtgggggaagcaccTACATGCTATCATTTTCCCCCATCGTGTATCAACTGGACTTACATCTTAATAAAAATCACTTTTGACTCTGTTGCTTCATTGCCCCCTTTCTGCAGTCTCTTGACATCTGGAAACAAAAACACATCACCGTGGAAATCCACCAAAGCCTACAACCAAGCGAAACCCAGTCAGAACAAAGGGGGACCATTGCTTACAATTTGGGGAAACAACAGAATCCCAAACATTTTGGAGACATTTTACTAACAGAAACCAgtgctctctctctgcccctatcctggcaagtgacttaacccaataaaaaaaatccaccttACCCTTCTGTGAGAGCTCGAGCTTTCTCCAAGTCTTGAATTACATTCAAAAGGACTTTAATTTTCTCTTGGTTTGAGTGCAGAGATTCCTCCACGGATTGCAGCCTGCCCTGGAGGTCGCAGAGCTCACCCTGTGCCAGGTGAATTGGATTAAGCGCACCCATCTCCGTGGTGCCCTGCTGTTTGGTCTCCCTCCTTGGAAGAGAGGATGGGAGGTGATcgctttctggacagttttgaaATGCTGGGATGTGTGACTGGAAGGGGTTCTTTGCCGTCTGCTCCTGACACACAGGGGCAGATTTTGACTCACTGTTAGTTTTGAGTGACTGCAGATCCTGGTGATTGTTACTCGATGAAGCACAATCTGAAGCTCCCCCTGGCTGGGCTGGCTGGCTGTGGGAGCCTGGCGAAGGGGAGCTGTGAGTCCGTGGATGTGAGGGAACACACGTTTCCTTTGACTGAGATGACAACGGGCCAAGGTCTTTGTCATCAGAGTTATCTTTGGGCAAAAGCGTTTCAGGTGTAAGTTTCCCTGTGCTGGGCATGTGGTTGGCACCGCTGGTGGCATTTAAGCAGGAGAGGGGTCTTTCTGAATCTGGTGGTGGCACTCTTCTCCCGTCACCTGGATGCATGTCAACCAAAGTGGGTATGGAGTTGCTAATCTCAGCAGACCTGTCTGGGCTGAAAGTGGACTCTCTACCTGCCCAGGTAGGGCTGTGATAAATATCATCTGGGACCTGAATGGCAGCTGTTGCTTTCTCTGAGGCCCTCCATGTCCCTGCTTCCAAGCATATGCTCACAGGCCCATTGCTTTGCACCTTGGACATTCTAGGGAGAAATGGGTGGGATACCTTGACCCTTTGAGGCCCATCTTCAAGATGCCGAGCCAGCCTTAAGTAGGCAAGGTCAGAGGCCACGATGTCCTGTTCAGAGAGATTGCCGTTCACCTGGATGGCACTTTGGGATGCTGTCTGCATTTCCACCAGGGACTTGCTAGCTGTGAGTCTCTTCCTTTTGAAAACTGGGAAGTGCTTCCTGAGACTGGGGGAGGTTTGGATGGCGATGTGCCGAAAGCCCCCTGCCTGCTGGGACCTGGGGAAGGAGAGTGAGTAGGTGGGGAGGTGATGGTGCCCGGAGGCGTGAGTCTTGCCCATTACAGCCGGGTCCTCAGAAGTTTGCATGTCAGCCTCAGCTAGGGCCGGTGGAGTCTTGCGGGTGCCATCTTCCTTAAATCGCACCTGCTGAGATTTGCTCCTGCGGTGGTGAGGTTGCTTCACAGGCTCCACCGACTCTAGACTGTTACGCTTCAGAAGCACAGGCCTCACTTTCATACTTTGCTGGGCCATTGAGCCTCCCTCAGTTGAAAGGATTGGGACCATACCCTTCTCCTGGGCACATTTCCTTAGGTCTTCGGAGCAGCATCTAATGACAGCATCTCAGACGCAGAGATCTGCCGGCCGAGATGGAGTGGTCCTCTCCTCTGAGTAGGGGCAGCTCTGTTGGCCATTCCCGGCCAGCAGGTTTTACTTGGGGGCTCTCCGTAATGCTTCCCCTGCAGGTAAAATATTATTCCATCGCAGTGGTAATTGCCACTTAGGTAAACAAGGAgttaggctagttattaaacctaatcTACCACGAGAGCTGGTGGGCTGTTTATCAAGGGAGGCTGGCAGGCGGTTCTGATCCTGGAAGAAGCTTGCTGTCTTGAACAAAAAGACAATGAAAGTACCATTTAGGGGATAGCGCCAGACTGCCAACATGTGAATTCCAAAAGAAACCTGCTACGTCTGGAACATACGGCTTCCTTTCCGGGAGCGTCAATTTGCAGTGTAAAACTACAGGAAACTTAAACACATCTTTCCATTTCATGTAAACAGGCAGAGAAATAAATGACCTGGGGCTTGGCTTCTTTGATGATACGTGATGCTCCTAAGGGAGCATTTACGTCAATCACATATTCTTCCTTTGGGgccattgttttctttcatgctgtttcccttttcttcagtGAGGGAAACATATCTGCCTAAATAGCCTCACAAAACCCCAGTGGGGTGTGATGGGGACAGGATTGAGGCATCCGAGGGCATTCAGAGGGCAGAGTCCCTGTCGTGGTGTCTTGGCTGAAGTTCACATGTGGGAAAAGTGAGCCACATCTGCAACTTCTGGGTATTTGAGCCAAAACCTTTGTTCGCTTGGCCTCGGGGTCAGGGTCTGGGACCTGGCAGTCTTTGCCACCAGGCCAGGAGAGTCTGAAAGGGAAGAGATAACAGATGCAACTGAGAACACAGTTCCTGGGGGCCTGGGTTTCTCTCCAAATTCCAACCTCCCAGCTGAGGGCTTTTGATAGTGGATGGTCTGGGGGTAAGTCAACTTACTACCCTTGTGTCTTTTCGCCTAGTTAGCCAGCCACCTTGCGGCTACAGGGCCTCGGAACAAAATGCCTGTCTGCCTGGATCGCTTCCTCCTTCCACTCCCAGGCACCCCCCAGCCAACTCCTATTCATCCGCGAAGTCCCAGCTTCAATGGCACTTCCTCCCGAAAGTTTTCTAGTGACTCCTCCCTCACGTACACCTCTGATGCTACATCATATCAGGACCCCCATTATACCTTTTCACCACATTCTTCATAACACAAATTGTAGCTGTCCCTTAATAATcatttgtgtatgtatttatttaatgtgtATCTCCCCTACTACCCTGTAAGCTCCAGGGTGGCAGGAGctggagccatttttttttttttacagcttagGTATTTCCATTCCTCCTTTAGGCTCTCTGTGGGTGCTTAATGAGTATCTACTGAAAGAGAGGATGGCTGAATAAAGCAAAGGAGAGCCTGGGAATGGTGGATGGGGGTCCTAAGGTATCTTGCCAGGGCAACAGGATGGTGGATTCTCTCTGCTAGGACTGAAACATTTGCTAGAGGACAAGATTTTCCCCTAATGTCTTCATTCTTTAATTGCTTTCTAGGAGATAAATGTGCATAAAATTCTCCGTGCAAAGTGTACCTTGTAATAATAacagttaccatttattgaacacttatctTTACCGTGCTGTGGGCTTTACTTGCATTAATCATAACAACTCTCATTTACCAAGTAGTCACCAATGcaccaggtgctgttctaagcactttccaAGCCATAACTCATTCATTCCCTGCCCTGTAGAGGTGGATACTCTTATTATCCCCATATTACAGTTGAATATGCTGAGGCCCAAGGACACGCAGTTAGTGATAGAGCCAGCGTCTGAACTTAAACAGTCTGgcaccagagcctgtgctctcagCCTCTATGCTCCACTGCTTTCCCAATATTACGTTATCTCATTAATCCTTAGAACAAAACTATGGGGTATTATGATCCCCATTggattgatgaggaaactgaggctcagagaggataaATACCCAGTGGAGAAGCTGAGACATGAACCCAGGAGTCTATGACTCCCAAGTCCATGTTCTTGCCCATGAGGTTATGACTTTGTCCCCTTGGGATCTTCCTGGTATTCGGGGCAGATGGTGTTAGTGATTTGAGTACAGAGTTTGAGGACCTGTGCAGGTCTGGAGAGATGCAGGAGATTGTGCCCTGGCCTTGCCATGGCAAAGTGAACCTGTTTGCTGCTAGTCTGAGGGAGCCCACAGAAGTGGAATGAGGCAAGTTTGAAGCCTGCTTGGGTTGACCAaaggatattaaaagaaaatgaaagtgataAAATAGTC encodes the following:
- the INSYN2B gene encoding protein INSYN2B, producing the protein MVPILSTEGGSMAQQSMKVRPVLLKRNSLESVEPVKQPHHRRSKSQQVRFKEDGTRKTPPALAEADMQTSEDPAVMGKTHASGHHHLPTYSLSFPRSQQAGGFRHIAIQTSPSLRKHFPVFKRKRLTASKSLVEMQTASQSAIQVNGNLSEQDIVASDLAYLRLARHLEDGPQRVKVSHPFLPRMSKVQSNGPVSICLEAGTWRASEKATAAIQVPDDIYHSPTWAGRESTFSPDRSAEISNSIPTLVDMHPGDGRRVPPPDSERPLSCLNATSGANHMPSTGKLTPETLLPKDNSDDKDLGPLSSQSKETCVPSHPRTHSSPSPGSHSQPAQPGGASDCASSSNNHQDLQSLKTNSESKSAPVCQEQTAKNPFQSHIPAFQNCPESDHLPSSLPRRETKQQGTTEMGALNPIHLAQGELCDLQGRLQSVEESLHSNQEKIKVLLNVIQDLEKARALTEGRNFYRTGQDLNNCSTCQNTACIIYSVEYDFRQQEGRFHEVLQSLEEAEPAEEASPPPKSPAEPPVPEKQDLRRKTKKVKKKCFWWI